The proteins below are encoded in one region of Sander lucioperca isolate FBNREF2018 chromosome 11, SLUC_FBN_1.2, whole genome shotgun sequence:
- the LOC116058714 gene encoding coiled-coil domain-containing protein 106-like: MPSTRRGKRAKRFPSSIDADSIGGSAEVEELHNVEKTEMLQEAGVETPRTSSSSRQKITALEDERNFLREQLKKALDKAPTAAGKHQSPSGSDSSDSYSSDSESSSSSSDRRKRKKKTKRKSIKKDKGAQFGKRMTTPEDVQHRYMAVLKTFQKTRSVNRNCEKHNVDRNTIAYTAVIAEVCLAADSKEKARVPPFPGGSLLKYGKELKLFLDREPALKAKI, translated from the exons ATGCCTTCTACAAGAAGAGGCAAAAGAGCCAAGCGGTTTCCTTCGTCCATCGACGCAGATAGCATTGGTGGATCTGCAGAAGTTGAGGAACTTCACAATGTAGAGAAAACTGAAATGTTACAGGAAGCTGGAGTGGAAA CACCAAGAACCTCATCCTCATcaagacagaaaataacagcCCTTGAGGATGAAAGAAACTTCCTAAGAGAACAGCTGAAAAAAGCACTGGACAAAGCTCCCACTGCTGCAG GAAAACATCAATCACCTTCAGGCTCAGATTCATCTGATTCATATTCTTCAGACTCTGAATCTTCCTCTTCATCCAGtgacaggaggaagaggaagaagaagaccaAGAGGAAGAGCATAAAAAAGGATAAAGGGGCACAGTTTGGCAAAAGAA TGACAACCCCAGAAGATGTCCAACACAGGTACATGGCGGTCCTTAAAACCTTCCAGAAGACCCGAAGTGTCAACAGAAATTGTGAAAAACACAACGTGGATCGAAACACCATCGCCTATACTGCTGTGATTGCAGAAGTCTGTTTGGCAGCTGACAGTAAGGAGAAAGCTAGGGTACCACCCTTTCCAGGTGGCTCTCTCTTAAAATATGGGAAAGAACTTAAGCTTTTCCTTGACAGGGAGCCAGCATTGAAagcaaaaatttaa